One genomic window of Acidovorax radicis includes the following:
- a CDS encoding succinylglutamate desuccinylase/aspartoacylase family protein produces MAQNLPVFEVLPRDLSAYREGNVGIDYVHRFESGQPGPHVLINALTHGNEICGMVAATHLLDTGVRPRIGTLTISFANVAAYESFDASQPHESRQLVHNLNRIWSASELDGTAESPELLRARALRPVVSAADHILDIHSTSQDVVPFWVYPAYARNATVALALGRPPVHLVMPSGLGSGTPLIQHGRHGLAEGQGVALVVECGQHFLQSAANVATTAALDFLAHFGLVDAPADRPAPGPQSRYELLQTLMVRTPDFRFVRPLVGFEVFAEDELIATDGEDEIRAPCDDCTVFMPTREPIVGREAVYLTRPL; encoded by the coding sequence ATGGCCCAGAATCTCCCTGTTTTTGAAGTGTTGCCTCGTGACCTGTCCGCTTACCGCGAGGGCAACGTCGGGATCGACTATGTGCACCGTTTCGAGTCAGGGCAGCCCGGCCCGCACGTGCTGATCAATGCGCTCACGCATGGCAACGAGATCTGCGGCATGGTGGCGGCCACGCATCTGCTCGACACCGGCGTGCGCCCGCGCATCGGCACGCTGACCATCAGTTTTGCCAACGTGGCGGCCTACGAATCGTTTGACGCGTCGCAGCCGCACGAGAGCCGCCAGCTGGTGCACAACCTCAACCGCATCTGGTCCGCCAGCGAGCTCGATGGCACGGCAGAAAGCCCCGAGCTTTTGCGCGCGCGCGCACTGCGGCCCGTGGTGTCGGCGGCCGATCACATCCTCGACATCCACTCCACCAGCCAGGACGTGGTGCCCTTCTGGGTCTACCCGGCATATGCGCGCAATGCAACGGTGGCACTGGCCCTGGGCCGCCCGCCCGTGCACCTGGTGATGCCCAGCGGCCTGGGGTCGGGCACTCCGCTCATCCAGCATGGCCGCCATGGTCTGGCAGAGGGCCAAGGCGTGGCGCTGGTGGTGGAGTGCGGCCAGCATTTTCTGCAGTCGGCGGCCAACGTGGCGACAACGGCAGCGCTTGATTTTCTGGCCCACTTCGGCCTGGTCGACGCACCTGCCGACCGCCCCGCACCAGGCCCGCAGAGCCGCTATGAGCTGCTGCAGACCTTGATGGTGCGCACGCCGGACTTCCGGTTTGTGCGGCCGCTGGTGGGGTTTGAGGTGTTTGCCGAAGACGAACTGATTGCCACCGATGGCGAGGACGAGATCCGCGCGCCGTGTGACGACTGCACCGTGTTCATGCCCACCCGTGAGCCGATTGTCGGCCGCGAGGCGGTGTACCTCACGCGGCCGCTGTAA